One genomic window of Etheostoma spectabile isolate EspeVRDwgs_2016 chromosome 7, UIUC_Espe_1.0, whole genome shotgun sequence includes the following:
- the mfsd5 gene encoding molybdate-anion transporter, which translates to MLVTVYFAIIFLLALCVGLELTARRLTPPQSTPTAVANPVFRHFQTIFLRAYLLALWADWLQGPYLYKLYRHYSFLESQIAILYVCGLASCVLFAPFSGWLPQILGRRQTCLVFCLSYSACCLTKLSTDYFVLIVGRILGGLSTSLLTTTFESWYVHRHVDVHDFPKEWIPSTFTKAATWNHGLAVGAGLVANLLTEWLHLGPVAPFLLAVPCLVCCGWVVLTDWGKEEAIESPEGDKQKLLLGTPNGGGIRLSARARFSRSCHEALRCLLSDRRVMLLGGVQALFESVLYIFVFLWTPVLDPHGPPLGIVFSCLMASSMAGSLLFRLATSTRYRLQPGHVLCLAVLMAFFSFFMLTFSTVPGQPRPHESFLAFLLLELACGLYFPAVSFLQSRVIPEEKRAGVLAWFRLPLHLLACLGLLALHGEISGTGGGEEGSGTRHMFGGCAVMMLAALMAVVSLFTLGRNDTDLRLEGTREEGEM; encoded by the coding sequence ATGTTGGTGACAGTATATTTtgccatcatcttcctgcttGCCCTGTGTGTTGGCCTCGAGCTCACAGCACGCCGCCTCACCCCACCTCAGTCTACTCCTACTGCCGtagccaacccagttttccgtCACTTTCAGACTATATTCCTCCGGGCATACCTTTTGGCTTTGTGGGCAGACTGGCTCCAGGGTCCCTACCTCTACAAACTGTACCGCCACTACAGTTTCCTGGAATCCCAAATAGCCATCTTATATGTGTGTGGCCTGGCCTCCTGTGTTCTGTTTGCTCCTTTTTCAGGCTGGCTCCCGCAAATCTTGGGCCGCAGACAGACATGTCTTGTCTTCTGCCTGTCCTACTCTGCTTGTTGTCTCACCAAGCTGTCCACAGACTACTTTGTTTTGATTGTGGGTCGGATATTGGGGGGTCTGTCCACATCCCTGCTCACCACCACATTTGAATCCTGGTACGTGCACCGCCATGTAGACGTTCACGATTTTCCCAAGGAGTGGATCCCTAGTACCTTCACCAAAGCTGCTACCTGGAATCATGGGCTCGCTGTGGGAGCAGGGCTGGTGGCTAACTTGCTGACTGAATGGCTCCACCTCGGCCCGGTGGCTCCTTTTCTCCTGGCTGTTCCCTGCTTGGTGTGCTGTGGCTGGGTGGTGCTAACAGACTGGGGCAAGGAAGAGGCCATAGAATCCCCTGAAGGAGATAAACAAAAACTGCTTCTTGGCACTCCGAATGGAGGTGGGATCCGTTTGTCTGCGAGGGCCCGTTTCTCACGTAGCTGCCATGAAGCCCTGCGCTGCCTGCTGTCAGACAGAAGAGTCATGCTCTTAGGTGGAGTGCAGGCTTTGTTTGAAAGTGTcctatacatttttgttttcctttggaCCCCAGTACTGGACCCTCATGGACCTCCTTTGGGAATAGTGTTCTCTTGCCTGATGGCTTCTAGCATGGCTGGTTCCTTGCTCTTCCGCCTAGCCACCTCCACACGCTACCGTCTACAGCCTGGCCATGTTCTCTGCCTGGCTGTGCTGATggccttcttctccttcttcatgCTGACCTTCTCCACTGTCCCAGGCCAACCTAGACCTCATGAATCATTTCTGGCCTTCCTGTTGCTGGAGCTGGCCTGTGGGCTCTACTTCCCTGCAGTCAGCTTTCTCCAGAGCAGGGTGATCCCAGAGGAGAAACGGGCCGGTGTGCTGGCTTGGTTCCGGCTGCCTCTGCACCTGCTGGCCTGCCTAGGGCTGCTGGCGCTTCATGGAGAGATATCAGGAACAGGTGGAGGGGAGGAGGGCAGCGGAACCAGACACATGTTTGGAGGCTGTGCAGTCATGATGCTGGCAGCTCTGATGGCTGTAGTCAGTCTGTTCACGCTGGGCAGAAACGACACAGACCTGAGACTGGAAGGAAccagagaggagggggagatgTAA